Proteins encoded by one window of Glycine soja cultivar W05 chromosome 15, ASM419377v2, whole genome shotgun sequence:
- the LOC114388020 gene encoding PTI1-like tyrosine-protein kinase At3g15890, with protein sequence MAFCPIFCCGNSSDRKGRGKKQPPWRVFSLKELHSATNNFNYDNKLGEGGFGSVYWGQLWDGSQIAVKRLKVWSNKADMEFAVEVEILARVRHKNLLSLRGYCAEGQERLIVYDYMPNLSLLSHLHGQHSAESLLDWNRRMNIAIGSAEGIGYLHNQSMPHIIHRDIKASNVLLDSDFQAQVADFGFAKLIPDGATHVTTRVKGTLGYLAPEYAMLGKANESCDVYSFGILLLELASGKKPLEKLSSAVKRSINDWALPLACEKKFSELADPKLEGNYAEEELKRVVLTALLCVQSQPEKRPTILEVVELLKGESKDKLAQLENNELFKNPPAVGHTDDGTVAAEGSSDFISEDKESKPELEENTEP encoded by the exons ATGGCTTTTTGCCCAATTTTTTGTTGCGGAAATAGTTCGGATCG CAAAGGACGAGGGAAGAAACAACCTCCATGGCGGGTGTTTTCTTTGAAGGAATTACACTCCGCTACAAATAATTTCAACTATGATAACAAGCTCGGCGAAGGGGGATTCGGCAGTGTGTACTGGGGCCAGCTCTGGGATGGATCGCAA ATTGCAGTGAAAAGATTGAAAGTTTGGAGCAACAAAGCAGACATGGAATTTGCTGTTGAAGTTGAGATATTGGCTAGAGTACGACACAAGAATCTTCTCAGTCTACGTGGCTATTGTGCTGAAGGTCAGGAACGGTTAATTGTTTATGATTATATGCCTAATTTGAGCCTGCTCTCTCATCTTCATGGACAGCACTCAGCAGAATCCCTTCTTGATTGGAACCGGCGGATGAATATTGCAATTGGGTCTGCTGAGGGAATTGG ATATCTCCACAACCAGTCAATGCCACATATCATCCACAGAGATATCAAGGCAAGCAACGTGTTGTTGGATTCGGATTTTCAGGCACAGGTTGCTGATTTTGGTTTTGCCAAGTTGATCCCTGATGGGGCAACACATGTGACTACGAGAGTTAAAGGCACCCTAGGCTACCTTGCACCAGAATATGCTATGTTAGGTAAAGCAAATGAGAGTTGTGATGTCTACAGTTTTGGAATTCTCCTTCTAGAACTTGCTAGTGGCAAAAAACCACTTGAGAAACTTAGTTCTGCGGTGAAGCGATCAATAAATGACTGGGCACTGCCATTGGCTTGTGAGAAGAAATTCAGTGAACTAGCAGATCCAAAACTTGAGGGTAACTATGCGGAGGAAGAGCTTAAAAGAGTAGTTTTAACTGCTCTCTTATGTGTTCAGAGTCAGCCAGAGAAGAGACCCACCATACTTGAGGTGGTAGAGCTACTGAAGGGAGAATCCAAAGATAAGTTAGCCCAACTGGAAAATAATGAACTCTTTAAGAACCCTCCAGCTGTAGGACATACTGATGATGGGACCGTTGCTGCTGAAGGCAGTTCAGATTTCATCTCAGAAGACAAGGAATCAAAACCTGAGTTGGAAGAGAATACTGAGCCATAA
- the LOC114387498 gene encoding SNF1-related protein kinase regulatory subunit gamma-like PV42a, which yields MLALCFPISTHLCTKKHLLVFCDQSKIKAMQEAKLGGEINMQRSGSMQLKEKKVRDLMVDKKRLVEVPYMASLAHTMTTLVANKVVAVPVAAPPGKWIGAGGSMIVESDKQTGDVRKHYIGMVTMLDIVAHIAGDDHLGGGDDITKDLDQKMSDPVSSIIGHSFEGLTLWTLNPNTSLLDCMEVLSKGVHRAMVPVDGQAENMSAGVELVESASSYQMLTQMDVLRFLHDRAGEADRELQSILSRSVQDLGADTEQIYAITDRTKLVDAIKCLKAAMLNAVPIVRASDVGQDDHKQHINGRCRKLIGTFSATDLRGCHVATLKSWLGISALAFTEEVASSPLYTESDTQINRRELVTCFAESPLSEVIEKAVTRHVHRVWVVDHEGLLVGVVSLTDVIRVTRHSMLSSDSDDL from the exons ATGCTGGCTTTGTGTTTTCCCATCAGTACACATCTTTGCACCAAGAAgcatttgttagttttttgcGATCAAAGTAAAATCAAAGCTATGCAGGAGGCGAAGCTCGGTGGCGAAATCAACATGCAACGCAGTGGAAGTATGCAACTAAAGGAGAAGAAGGTGAGGGATTTGATGGTGGACAAGAAGAGGCTAGTGGAGGTGCCGTACATGGCGTCGCTGGCCCACACAATGACTACACTGGTAGCGAACAAGGTTGTGGCGGTGCCGGTGGCTGCGCCGCCGGGGAAATGGATCGGAGCCGGAGGTTCCATGATCGTGGAGTCTGATAAGCAAACCGGAGACGTACGGAAGCACTACATAGGGATGGTGACTATGCTTGACATTGTGGCCCACATCGCTGGTGATGACCATTTGGGTGGTGGCGATGATATCACCAAAGACCTTGATCAAAAGATGTCTGACCCTGTCTCCTCCATCATTGGCCACTCCTTTGAAGGTCTTACCTTGTGGACTCTCAATCCTAATACCAG TCTGCTAGATTGTATGGAAGTGTTGAGCAAAGGGGTGCATCGTGCTATGGTACCGGTAGATGGGCAGGCGGAGAACATGTCAGCTGGGGTGGAACTTGTAGAGTCTGCTTCCAGCTACCAAATGCTGACTCAGATGGATGTGCTTAGGTTCTTGCATGATCGTGCTGGTGAAGCTGATCGTGAACTGCAGAGCATTCTCTCTCGTTCTGTTCAAGATTTGGGGGCCGACACTGAACAGATTTATGCCATCACTGACCGCACAAAACTCGTGGATGCCATTAAGTGCTTAAAGGCCGCTATGTTAAATGCTGTTCCTATTGTTAGAGCCTCTGATGTCGGTCAAGATGATCACAAGCAGCATATAAAT GGCAGATGCAGGAAGCTTATTGGTACATTTTCTGCAACTGATTTGAGGGGATGCCACGTAGCCACGCTGAAATCATGGTTGGGAATAAGTGCACTAGCATTCACTGAAGAAGTTGCATCGAGTCCTTTGTACACAGAATCGGACACCCAGATCAATAGAAGGGAGCTTGTCACTTGCTTTGCCGAATCACCCTTGTCTGAGGTGATTGAAAAGGCAGTGACTAGGCATGTTCATCGAGTTTGGGTGGTGGATCATGAAGGTTTGCTCGTGGGGGTTGTTTCACTTACAGATGTAATTAGAGTTACAAGACATTCTATGCTATCATCAGATTCTGATGATCTGTAA
- the LOC114386420 gene encoding pseudo histidine-containing phosphotransfer protein 6-like, whose protein sequence is MLGFGADLLWADMNRLLAFLFHQGVLDEQFLQLQQLQDEASPNFVSEVVNIYFHESEKLLTNLRGLLMEREYKKMGIHLNQFMGSSSSIGAKRVTNVCVAFRAATDQSNRAGCLRALEMLEHEYCYLKNKLHELFQIEQQRALVAGVRYPV, encoded by the exons ATGCTTGGTTTCGGTGCGGACCTCTTGTGGGCCGACATGAACCGTCTACTCGCCTTTCTTTTCCACCAG GGAGTGTTGGATGAGCAATTTTTGCAGCTTCAACAGCTGCAAGATGAGGCCTCCCCTAACTTCGTCTCTGAGGTCGTCAACATTTATTTCCACGAGTCCGAGAAGCTACTCACCAATCTCAGAGGATTgct AATGGAAAGGGAGTACAAGAAAATGGGGATCCATTTGAATCAGTTCATGGGTAGCAGCTCAAGCATTGGTGCCAAGAGAGTCACAAACGTCTGTGTTGCCTTTCGTGCTGCTACTGACCAGAGCAACCGTGCTGG ATGCTTGCGAGCGTTGGAGATGCTGGAGCATGAATATTGCTATCTCAAGAACAAATTGCATGAACTGTTCCAA ATAGAGCAGCAACGTGCTTTGGTAGCAGGAGTGAGATACCCTGTGTAG